The Symphalangus syndactylus isolate Jambi chromosome 11, NHGRI_mSymSyn1-v2.1_pri, whole genome shotgun sequence genome contains a region encoding:
- the MTSS2 gene encoding protein MTSS 2 isoform X1 translates to MRQKEVGPDHSKRFKPDIGHDLLTHGGKTGEASPGMMPRTDTPLPMTQSSYPIWEDFNSKATKLHSQLRTTVLAAVAFLDAFQKVADMATNTRGATRDIGSALTRMCMRHRSIETKLRQFTNALLESLINPLQERIEDWKKAANQLDKDHAKEYKRARHEIKKKSSDTLKLQKKARKGKGDLQPQLDSALQDVNDMYLLLEETEKQAVRRALIEERGRFCTFITFLQPVVNGELTMLGEITHLQGIIDDLVVLTAEPHKLPPASEQVIKDLKGSDYSWSYQTPPSSPSSSSSRKSSMCSAPSSSSSAKGGGAPWPGGAQTYSPSSTCRYRSLVQPATTTTRLSSVSSHDSGFVSQDATYSKPPSPMPSDITSQKSSSSASSEASETCQSVSECSSPTSDWSKVGSHEQPSGATLQRRKDRVELLRDTEPGPASGSTLGPSGEEAPRPRMSPATIAAKHGEEVSPAASDLAMVLTRGLSLEHQKSSRDSLQYSSGYSTQTTTPSCSEDTIPSQGSDYDCYSVNGDADSEGPPEFDKSSTIPRNSNIAQNYRRLIQTKRPASTAGLPSAGLPMATGLPSGAPPGVATIRRTPSTKPTVRRALSSAGPIPIRPPIVPVKTPTVPDSPGYMGPTRAGSEECVFYTDETASPLAPDLAKASPKRLSLPNTAWGSPSPEAAGYPGAGAEDEQQQQLAANRHSLVEKLGELVAGAHALGEGQFPFPTALSATPTEETPTPPPAATSDPPAEDMLVAIRRGVRLRRTITNDRSAPRIL, encoded by the exons ATGAGACAGAAGGAAGTGGGCCCAGATCATAGCAAGAGGTTCAAGCCAGACATCGGGCATGATTTGCTGACTCACGGAGGCAAAACAGGAGAGGCTTCACCTGGGATGATGCCAAGGACAGATACGCCCCTACCTATGACACAG AGCTCCTACCCCATCTGGGAGGACTTCAACTCCAAGGCCACGAAGCTGCATTCCCAGCTGAG GACCACCGTGCTGGCTGCTGTGGCCTTCCTGGATGCCTTCCAGAAAGTTGCTGACATGGCTACCAACACCCGAG GGGCCACGAGGGACATCGGCTCGGCGCTCACGCGCATGTGCATGCGCCACCGCAGCATCGAGACCAAGCTGCGGCAGTTCACCAA CGCACTGCTGGAGAGCCTCATCAACCCGCTGCAGGAGCGCATCGAGGACTGGAAGAAGGCGGCCAACCAGCTGGACAAGGACCACGCAAAAG AGTACAAACGAGCCCGGCATGAGATCAAAAAGAAGTCGTCCGACACGCTGAAGCTGCAGAAGAAGGCGCGCAAAG gGAAAGGagacctgcagccccagctggaCAGTGCCCTGCAGGACGTCAACGACATGTACCTGCTGCTGGAGGAGACGGAGAAGCAGGCCGTGCGCCGAGCACTGATCGAGGAGCGGGGCCGCTTCTGCACCTTCATCACCTTCCTGCAGCCTGTGGTG AACGGAGAGCTGACCATGCTGGGAGAGATCACCCACCTGCAGGGCATCATCGACGACTTGGTGGTGCTGACAGCGGAACCCCACAAACTGCCTCCCGCCAGCGAGCAG GTAATCAAAGACCTAAAGGGCTCAGACTACAGCTGGTCCTACCAGACCCCACCCTCATCACCCAGCAGCTCCAGCTCCCGGAAGTCCAGCATGTGCAG TGCCCCCAGCAGCAGTAGCAGTGCCAAGGGTGGCGGAGCCCCATGGCCTGGGGGTGCCCAAACATACTCACCCAGTTCCACCTGTCGCTACCGCAGCCTGGTGCagccagccaccaccaccactcgCCTCTCCAGCGTTTCCTCCCATGACTCTGGCTTCGTCTCCCAGGACGCCACCTACTCCAAGCCCCCCTCGCCTATGCCTTCAGACATCACCAGCCAG AAGTCCTCCAGCTCTGCATCCTCTGAGGCCTCGGAAACCTGTCAGTCCGTTAGCGAGTGCAGCTCCCCCACCTCG GACTGGTCCAAGGTCGGCTCCCATGAGCAGCCCTCAGGCGCCACTTTGCAGCGGAGGAAGGACCGAGTGGAGCTCCTGCGAGACACAGAGCCAGGCCCTGCCAGTGGGAGCACTCTGGGCCCCAGCGGGGAAGAGGCACCACGACCCCGGATGTCCCCTGCCACCATCGCAGCCAAG CACGGCGAGGAGGTGTCCCCCGCAGCCAGTGACCTGGCCATGGTGCTGACGCGCGGCCTGAGCCTGGAGCACCAGAAGAGCAGCCGGGACTCGCTGCAGTACTCCAGCGGCTACAGCACGCAGACCACCACGCCCTCCTGCTCTGAGGACACCATCCCCTCCCAAG GCTCTGACTACGACTGCTACTCCGTGAATGGGGATGCGGACAGCGAGGGCCCGCCTGAGTTTGACAAGTCATCCACCATCCCGCGCAATAGCAACATCGCTCAGAACTACCGCCGCCTGATCCAGACCAAGCGCCCGGCCTCCACTGCTGGGCTGCCCTCCGCGGGGCTGCCCATGGCCACTGGCCTGCCCTCAGGCGCACCCCCCGGCGTGGCCACCATCCGCCGCACACCCTCCACCAAGCCCACCGTGCGCCGCGCCCTGTCCAGTGCTGGCCCCATCCCCATCCGGCCGCCTATCGTCCCTGTGAAGACGCCCACGGTGCCTGACTCACCCGGCTACATGGGCCCCACACGGGCGGGCAGCGAGGAGTGCGTCTTCTACACTGACGAGACCGCCTCACCCCTGGCACCGGACCTCGCCAAGGCCTCCCCAAAGAGGCTCAGCCTGCCCAACACAGCCTGGGGCAGCCCATCCCCAGAGGCAGCCGGGTACCCCGGGGCAGGGGCTGAGGacgagcagcagcagcagctggcgGCCAACCGGCACAGCCTGGTAGAGAAGCTGGGGGAGCTGGTGGCGGGTGCCCACGCACTGGGCGAGGGCCAGTTCCCCTTCCCCACTGCTCTGTCAGCCACCCCTACGGAGGAGACGCCCACCCCGCCCCCAGCCGCCACCAGCGACCCCCCGGCCGAAGACATGCTGGTGGCCATCCGGCGTGGGGTCCGGCTCCGCAGGACCATCACCAACGACAGGTCGGCGCCCCGCATCTTATGA